One Glycine max cultivar Williams 82 chromosome 3, Glycine_max_v4.0, whole genome shotgun sequence DNA window includes the following coding sequences:
- the LOC100777942 gene encoding uncharacterized protein has translation MDQRELNLGICYRLYNFIMKTLASQAMKTVTLGRSSHYSSSSTEVEITQRGFGTNTEKMVLAETPCEEKNIPCRNNNIDEKVLMVGDLPHAPKKMVSINDNVEEIILPSKKRSKTFQESNSLDQQEHPKPLRSILKVGAKLNYKTN, from the coding sequence ATGGACCAAAGAGAACTTAATCTGGGCATCTGCTATAGGCTCTATAATTTCATCATGAAAACTTTGGCTTCGCAAGCGATGAAGACGGTAACTTTAGGGAGATCTTCACATTACAGTTCAAGCTCAACTGAGGTCGAGATTACACAAAGAGGGTTTGGAACTAATACAGAAAAAATGGTGCTGGCAGAGACACCATGTGAAGAGAAGAATATTCCATGCAGGAACAATAACATTGATGAGAAAGTGTTGATGGTGGGAGATTTACCTCATGCTCCAAAGAAAATGGTTAGCATCAATGACAACGTGGAGGAGATCATTTTACCAAGTAAGAAAAGGAGCAAGACCTTCCAAGAGTCTAACTCTCTGGATCAGCAAGAGCATCCGAAGCCTCTGCGATCAATTCTGAAAGTTGGTGCTAAGCTCAATTACAAAACAAACTGA